The Xenopus tropicalis strain Nigerian chromosome 2, UCB_Xtro_10.0, whole genome shotgun sequence genome window below encodes:
- the ifnar2.1 gene encoding interferon (alpha, beta and omega) receptor 2, gene 1 isoform X1, which translates to MAGLCLLLLMCLLSSSVLAALRSPENVQIHSANFQHILTWEDNNNNSLVSYRVQYTLWRRRNWSDVSTCANITEQRCDLTDYFTDISADYIARVVSFTHNEISSATTSAKFSPLYSTDLGPPLVNISAQGCNVTVHIRAPISYFKGAPSMLHDRVYPLVTYSIKRWQGNQKLIDFENVTYKEELPYVESNLPPNTNFCVSVNVSASVNTRGKIIPSALKCVVTEETHDFQPPYVIAVVVAILILIGLVCVLFALDRAGYICMSWGFFPRVLKSFPASVSMDRNTEKYDSSAQIAPIEILSNTEQEERSDSDRGMCGQGYAKRNMVLDSAQNDSSEGESSAVSSSVESSGQDCSSAEKGIPKEPLLDLCESVASGSELPQATDTPSPSPMLLNSAGVFFNINLNSVSVGNPEVLGTDCKNQTPPIEEQVDKAAGDAPDVPQGPHDLRLNTNILNLGACRVPVSGEGSSEEAGTSDESDADSGAEETERLFASDYMSR; encoded by the exons ttCTGGCTGCGCTGAGGAGTCCGGAGAATGTCCAGATCCATTCTGCTAATTTCCAGCACATACTGACATGGGAGGACAACAACAATAACTCTCTCGTCTCCTACAGGGTGCAATATACACTGTGGCG GCGCAGAAATTGGTCTGATGTCTCCACTTGCGCCAATATCACTGAGCAGCGCTGTGACCTGACGGATTATTTTACAGATATAAGTGCAGATTACATAGCGCGAGTCGTCAGTTTTACTCATAATGAGATTTCCAGTGCAACAACCTCGGCAAAATTCAGTCCCTTATACAGTA CCGACCTGGGTCCCCCGCTGGTTAATATATCTGCCCAAGGCTGCAACGTGACCGTTCATATCCGGGCTCCGATATCCTACTTTAAGGGAGCCCCTTCCATGCTGCATGATCGTGTCTACCCATTAGTAACTTACAGTATTAAGCGTTGGCAAGGCAACCAG AAACTCATAGATTTTGAGAATGTGACCTATAAAGAAGAACTGCCTTATGTGGAAAGCAATTTGCCCCCGAACACGAATTTCTGCGTATCCGTAAACGTATCGGCTTCTGTGAATACCCGTGGCAAGATTATCCCTTCTGCCTTGAAATGTGTCGTCACTGAGGAAACTCATG ATTTCCAGCCTCCATATGTTATTGCTGTTGTCGTTGCCATCCTAATACTGATTGGATTAGTGTGTGTACTGTTTGCACTCGACAGAGCCGGGTACATTTGCATGAGTTGGGGGTTTTTCCCCAGAGTTTTG AAATCCTTTCCAGCATCGGTGAGCATGGATAGAAATACGGAGAAATACGACAGCTCTGCACAGATTGCGCCCATAGAAATACTCAGTAATACTGAGCAGGAGGAGCGCAGTGATAGTGATAGGGGAATGTGCGGGCAAGGATACGCCAAAAGGAATATGGTTCTGGACAGTGCTCAGAATGACTCCAGCGAAGGGGAGAGCTCGGCTGTTTCCTCCTCTGTTGAATCCAGTGGGCAAGACTGTAGTTCTGCTGAGAAGGGAATTCCAAAGGAACCGCTGTTGGATCTCTGTGAGAGCGTTGCCTCTGGTTCAGAACTGCCCCAGGCGACTGATACCCCCTCCCCAAGCCCCATGCTGTTAAACAGTGCCGGGGTCTTCTTCAACATCAATTTGAACTCTGTGTCTGTGGGAAATCCAGAAGTTCTGGGGACAGACTGCAAAAACCAGACGCCCCCCATAGAGGAACAAGTAGATAAAGCGGCCGGGGATGCACCCGATGTCCCTCAGGGTCCCCATGATCTCAGGCTCAATACTAATATACTAAACCTGGGTGCTTGCAGGGTGCCAGTTTCGGGGGAGGGCAGTTCGGAGGAAGCGGGTACCTCAGATGAGAGTGATGCAGATTCTGGGGCAGAGGAGACAGAGAGACTCTTTGCTTCAGATTATATGAGTCGATGA
- the ifngr2.1 gene encoding interferon gamma receptor 2 — protein sequence MGTSYSPAALLLLLILLLLRSDAISVLPAPRNVRIDSYNLQHKLLWDPIESENVTYTVQYMGNYIGEDEYNDICENLTETVCNFTDEINFELKVILRVRAELGPLHSSWSETSEFQAMNHTKISPVKSLTVSSREAEHNSLYVSFESPLQPEIIPQKGKMKYLLQYWKKGSAAKTNLSTNGTFRKMTDLEASAEYCVSVTALLMGPHYSLTGETSHIVCAQTPATPGLTADKVIFLSVGLLLGCCIFLGFSYTFFRQRRLIKMWLYPPYSIPPDIEQYLQDPPLNGYPNESKDMDLAEVQYDHISIVESES from the exons ATGCCATCTCCGTGTTACCGGCACCCAGAAATGTACGCATTGACTCATACAACCTGCAGCACAAATTGCTTTGGGATCCCATCGAATCGGAAAATGTAACTTACACAGTGCAATATATGGG GAACTATATAGGTGAGGATGAATATAATGACATTTGTGAGAACCTTACTGAGACCGTTTGTAATTTTACGGACGAGATCAACTTTGAGTTGAAGGTTATTTTGAGAGTACGAGCAGAACTGGGACCACTGCATTCCAGCTGGAGTGAAACATCTGAATTCCAAGCAATGAATCACA CCAAAATAAGTCCTGTGAAATCTCTAACCGTGTCCTCCAGGGAGGCAGAACACAACAGTCTCTATGTCAGTTTTGAGTCTCCTCTACAACCAGAGATCATCCCACAAAAGGGCAAAATGAAGTATTTGTTACAATACTGGAAAAAAGGTTCTGCTGCAAAG ACTAATCTATCGACAAACGGGACATTTCGTAAAATGACCGACCTGGAGGCCTCAGCTGAGTACTGTGTGTCGGTCACTGCTCTCCTGATGGGCCCTCATTACAGTCTGACTGGGGAGACAAGCCACATAGTGTGTGCCCAAACGCCAGCAACTCCAG GTTTAACTGCAGACAAAGTTATTTTTCTTTCGGTGGGACTCCTTCTTGGCTGTTGTATATTCCTGGGATTCAGCTATACTTTCTTCAGGCAGCGCAGACTGATCAAAATGtggctgtaccccccatacagtatacCCCCCGACATAGAGCAG TACTTGCAAGATCCCCCCTTGAATGGATACCCGAACGAAAGCAAAGATATGGATTTGGCAGAAGTGCAGTACGATCACATTTCCATTGTGGAAAGTGAATCATGA
- the il10rb gene encoding interleukin-10 receptor subunit beta precursor — MCPCCPPPLLLLLSLSIPVFGRVPEPQNVRMDSVNFKNILRWDPPVASGSAAYTYTAEYRLALERRTNYTRICHTNATHCDFSNINYNSIVRVRAERNGGVSKWVTRFFNPYSQTVITAPEVKVASRAGYLDVSFFGPMEEADGRSLTDKYGNLKYKLFYWRQSEPSVVTSMESSQNLETLADLEKWTSYCIRVQAYAPDYNNTGELSEAICEKTTNDGTIPGWQIALSFIVPLCLSAVIVVGMFYLGISIYKAAKYLFFPKYSFPEHLKEYLSQPFYSSPHLSTQGPDDVAEPYGTLTLVSEENPEV, encoded by the exons ATGTGCCCCTGCTGCCCGCCgccactgctgctgctgctctccCTCTCCATTCCAG TGTTTGGAAGAGTTCCCGAGCCACAGAATGTCCGGATGGATTCGGTGAATTTCAAAAACATCCTGCGGTGGGACCCTCCCGTCGCCAGCGGAAGCGCGGCCTACACTTACACAGCGGAATACAGGCT GGCTCTGGAAAGACGAACGAATTACACAAGAATATGCCACACAAACGCCACTCATTGCGATTTCTCAAATATTAATTACAATTCCATTGTGCGGGTGAGAGCCGAGCGTAACGGCGGCGTTTCTAAATGGGTGACCAGGTTCTTTAATCCGTACTCACAGA CTGTTATCACTGCCCCGGAAGTGAAAGTGGCGTCACGGGCTGGGTACCTGGATGTGAGCTTTTTTGGCCCCATGGAAGAAGCTGACGGCAGATcactaacagacaaatatgggaATCTCAAGTATAAACTGTTTTACTGGAGGCAGAGCGAGCCGTCAGTT GTCACCAGCATGGAGTCTTCACAGAACCTTGAAACTCTGGCCGACCTAGAGAAATGGACCAGCTACTGTATAAGAGTCCAGGCCTACGCCCCCGATTATAACAATACTGGAGAATTAAGTGAAGCCATATGCGAGAAAACCACAAATGATG GAACCATCCCAGGGTGGCAGATCGCTCTTTCCTTCATCGTccccctgtgtctctctgccGTGATCGTTGTTGGAATGTTTTATTTAGGAATAAGTATATATAAAGCAGCCAAATATCTGTTCTTCCCTAAATACTCCTTCCCCGAGCATCTGAAAGAG TACCTAAGCCAGCCTTTCTACAGCTCCCCCCACCTGTCCACTCAGGGCCCCGATGATGTTGCTGAGCCCTATGGAACCCTAACGTTGGTGTCGGAGGAGAACCCGGAGGTGTAA